A window of the Methanoregula sp. genome harbors these coding sequences:
- a CDS encoding GTP-binding protein, which produces MSSLEEQIKELEDELVKTPYNKATSKHIGRVKAKIARLRDEAVSRAMKAGGGGEGYSVKKSGDATAVLVGFPSTGKSTLLNKLTGTDSAVAAYAFTTLTVVPGALEHKGAKIQLLDIPGLIAGAAMGKGRGKEVIAVVRGADIIIILVDVFNERHFDVLIKELHDAGIRINVPKPDITIKKSSHGGIRLNAVGTLDLDIEEVRSILAESKMMNADILIRGNATQDDLIDAVQGNRVYIPAFIAVNKVDLVDKERYLEIEHDIAERFGSPPLMISAHAGYHLEETKDAIYDSLGFIRVYLKPHGGEADLEEPLIVRKGSTIEDVCTKLHREFVQKFRYSRVWGKSVKHPGQRVGLSHRLIDSDLITIIVDH; this is translated from the coding sequence ATGAGTAGTCTTGAAGAACAGATTAAAGAGCTCGAGGACGAGCTTGTCAAGACGCCGTATAACAAGGCTACTTCCAAGCATATCGGTCGTGTAAAGGCAAAGATCGCACGTCTCAGGGACGAAGCGGTAAGCCGCGCGATGAAAGCCGGCGGGGGCGGCGAGGGGTATTCGGTTAAAAAATCGGGAGATGCGACCGCAGTTCTTGTCGGGTTTCCCTCAACCGGTAAAAGTACGCTCTTAAACAAACTCACCGGTACTGACAGTGCGGTTGCAGCGTACGCGTTCACCACGCTTACGGTTGTTCCCGGGGCGCTTGAACACAAAGGGGCAAAGATCCAGCTGCTCGATATCCCCGGGCTCATTGCCGGTGCAGCGATGGGCAAGGGCCGGGGCAAGGAAGTGATCGCCGTTGTCCGTGGGGCAGATATTATCATCATTCTCGTGGATGTCTTCAACGAGCGGCACTTTGATGTGCTTATCAAGGAACTCCACGATGCCGGTATCCGGATTAATGTGCCAAAACCGGATATTACTATCAAGAAATCGTCACACGGGGGTATCCGGCTTAACGCGGTCGGCACGCTGGACCTTGATATTGAAGAAGTCCGGTCTATCCTTGCCGAGAGCAAGATGATGAATGCGGATATCCTGATCCGCGGGAATGCCACACAGGATGATCTTATTGATGCAGTACAGGGTAACCGGGTCTATATCCCGGCGTTCATTGCGGTCAATAAAGTCGATCTCGTGGATAAGGAACGATACCTTGAGATCGAACATGATATTGCAGAACGGTTCGGCAGCCCGCCGCTCATGATATCTGCCCATGCCGGTTATCACCTTGAGGAAACAAAAGATGCAATCTATGACAGTCTCGGGTTCATCCGGGTCTATCTCAAACCCCATGGCGGCGAGGCGGATCTTGAAGAGCCCCTCATTGTCAGGAAAGGCAGCACCATCGAGGATGTCTGTACCAAGCTCCACCGTGAATTTGTCCAGAAGTTCCGCTATTCAAGGGTCTGGGGCAAATCGGTCAAGCACCCCGGGCAGAGAGTCGGTCTCTCCCACAGACTAATTGACAGCGATCTTATCACAATCATCGTAGATCACTGA
- a CDS encoding PAS domain-containing sensor histidine kinase yields the protein MTNPSNENSYRKLVESFDQVLFTLDDLGKILYISPGCTDIMGFLPDEMIGRSISAFVLPQDNGSVRKMCEQAKQGNPHPSCFPVVGKDGGFHQAIAVSRSVLDGQDKSGMIGIIGECSTSKQTEKILRQANTRIHRLNSIVRHDINNQLTVLHGYLSLIEPDDSTITSPEIVRILLGATEKIHNLITFTTEYKDLGAHSPMWMNLYEIFQSARSIFGATDVQITIGPACNDIELFTDPMLTKVFHHLIDNSLRHGKSVSEISLQWRLENGAAKIVYEDNGTGIPESLQPSLFQPGKGKKTGNGLFLVHEILAIFGFTITETGTPGSGVRFEIVVPAGSFRVMEKKQQQRR from the coding sequence ATGACAAACCCTTCAAATGAGAATTCGTATCGCAAACTCGTCGAATCTTTTGATCAGGTTCTTTTCACGCTCGATGACCTGGGAAAAATTCTCTACATCAGTCCCGGTTGTACTGATATTATGGGTTTTTTACCGGACGAGATGATCGGCAGATCGATCTCCGCTTTCGTTCTGCCTCAGGATAATGGGAGTGTCCGAAAAATGTGTGAGCAGGCAAAACAAGGAAATCCTCATCCCTCCTGCTTTCCTGTTGTCGGTAAGGACGGAGGTTTCCATCAGGCAATAGCTGTTTCCCGGTCGGTTCTGGATGGGCAGGACAAGAGCGGCATGATCGGCATTATTGGCGAATGCAGCACCAGTAAACAGACAGAAAAAATTTTGCGACAGGCTAATACCCGGATCCATCGGTTAAACAGTATCGTCCGCCACGATATCAACAACCAGCTTACCGTCTTACATGGTTATCTCTCTTTGATAGAGCCGGATGACAGCACGATTACATCTCCGGAAATTGTCAGGATTCTCTTAGGTGCAACCGAAAAAATTCATAATCTCATCACATTCACCACGGAATATAAAGACCTCGGTGCACATTCACCGATGTGGATGAATCTTTATGAAATATTCCAGTCCGCCCGATCCATCTTTGGCGCTACAGATGTCCAGATCACCATAGGACCCGCGTGTAACGATATTGAACTCTTTACCGATCCGATGCTCACGAAAGTCTTTCATCATCTGATTGACAATTCGCTCCGTCACGGAAAGAGCGTATCCGAAATATCCCTGCAGTGGAGACTGGAGAATGGGGCAGCAAAAATTGTGTATGAGGATAATGGAACGGGGATCCCTGAATCCTTACAACCTTCCCTTTTTCAACCGGGTAAAGGGAAAAAAACCGGCAATGGCCTGTTTCTTGTACATGAAATTTTAGCAATCTTCGGTTTTACCATAACAGAGACCGGCACCCCGGGATCGGGAGTCCGGTTTGAGATTGTTGTGCCGGCAGGTTCATTCCGGGTCATGGAAAAGAAGCAACAGCAACGACGGTGA
- a CDS encoding tRNA (guanine(10)-N(2))-dimethyltransferase has translation MELSEITEGKTRFFIPVQDNTTQFPPGSAPIFFNRRMELNRDVTVLLLSILKPSEYLDAMGATGIRGLRVLHECGIPVTINDRESEAIELITYNANHANLLVEIVQRDASALLSERSFDAVDLDPFGTPAMVVDAAVRGTRRFLFVTATDTAPLCGAHLKAGIRRYFARPLNTEYHSEVGLRILLGFVVRETVKYDRGVEPTFCYAREHFVRLHLRLLRGAGAADNTLKQIGFILQCPKCPYREEHPGMVPPTVSCPHCNEPLRFIGPLWLGSIRNQDILHRMQAQLNTMELGTKKDLEKLISVCIDELPTSSFYDYHHIAKLLGCSPPDINTVLERIRATGYAATRTHFSGYGIKTEAPLEIIKSAIQPDRT, from the coding sequence ATGGAGTTAAGCGAGATAACGGAAGGAAAAACCCGGTTTTTTATCCCGGTCCAGGACAATACGACACAGTTTCCTCCCGGATCTGCGCCGATCTTTTTTAACCGGCGGATGGAACTGAACCGCGATGTCACGGTGCTTCTGCTCTCGATCCTCAAACCATCCGAATATCTCGATGCCATGGGGGCAACCGGCATACGCGGGTTGCGGGTTTTGCATGAGTGCGGCATTCCGGTTACCATCAATGACCGTGAGTCCGAAGCGATCGAACTGATAACGTACAATGCAAACCATGCAAACCTGCTCGTGGAGATTGTGCAGAGGGACGCCAGTGCCCTGCTCTCAGAGCGATCATTTGATGCTGTGGATCTCGATCCGTTCGGGACACCGGCTATGGTCGTGGACGCCGCTGTCCGGGGTACGCGGAGGTTTCTCTTTGTAACCGCTACCGATACAGCCCCTCTCTGCGGTGCGCACCTGAAAGCAGGAATCCGCAGGTATTTCGCACGACCGTTAAACACCGAGTACCATAGTGAAGTCGGGCTCCGCATCCTGCTCGGGTTTGTTGTCCGCGAAACGGTCAAGTATGACCGGGGGGTTGAACCAACGTTCTGTTATGCCCGTGAACATTTCGTACGGCTCCACCTCCGGTTACTCCGGGGAGCAGGTGCAGCAGACAATACCCTTAAACAGATCGGGTTTATCCTCCAGTGCCCGAAGTGCCCGTATCGGGAGGAGCATCCGGGCATGGTTCCCCCTACGGTATCCTGCCCGCACTGCAATGAACCACTCAGATTCATCGGCCCCCTGTGGCTGGGCAGCATCCGGAACCAGGATATTCTCCACCGGATGCAGGCGCAGCTGAATACCATGGAACTCGGCACGAAAAAAGATCTGGAGAAACTCATCAGCGTCTGCATCGACGAACTTCCCACCTCATCGTTCTACGATTATCACCATATCGCAAAACTTCTGGGTTGTTCTCCTCCGGATATCAACACCGTTCTCGAACGTATACGGGCTACAGGGTATGCTGCGACACGAACGCATTTTTCCGGGTACGGGATCAAGACTGAAGCGCCGCTTGAGATCATAAAATCGGCTATTCAGCCAGATAGAACGTGA
- a CDS encoding geranylgeranylglycerol-phosphate geranylgeranyltransferase: protein MSAAGFFRITRPANAVISGITAIIAYLIATGTVIPSTVLLFLIVSLITAAGNVINDYFDVAIDRINRPERPIPSGLVSPVAARCFAVTLFLAGVLVALFTPVLCLAIVVINSVILVLYAAKLKSMPVIGNAAVAYLAASIFLFGGAFAGGNAIVLMIPLAAITFLATMVREILKDAEDIEGDAAGGADTLPIRIGIRPTTRVALVFAFIAVVASVVPYLWWGMWYLAGIVIVDSIILVAVIRTLPCKTPACVRATRSTTLIKAGMFAALVVFALSAVFL, encoded by the coding sequence ATGAGCGCTGCAGGATTTTTCAGAATTACCCGCCCGGCAAATGCGGTGATTTCCGGGATAACGGCGATCATAGCCTATCTTATTGCTACCGGAACCGTGATTCCCTCTACCGTTCTCCTGTTTCTTATCGTCAGCCTGATCACTGCTGCCGGCAATGTGATCAATGATTATTTCGATGTTGCAATCGATCGGATCAACCGCCCTGAGCGCCCGATTCCCTCAGGACTCGTGAGTCCCGTAGCCGCACGATGTTTTGCCGTTACGCTGTTTCTCGCAGGTGTGCTTGTTGCCCTTTTCACGCCCGTGCTCTGTCTTGCCATTGTGGTGATCAATTCCGTGATTCTTGTCCTGTATGCAGCAAAACTCAAGAGCATGCCGGTGATTGGCAATGCAGCAGTCGCGTATCTTGCAGCCAGCATCTTTCTGTTCGGGGGAGCCTTTGCCGGAGGGAATGCGATTGTACTGATGATCCCGCTTGCCGCCATAACGTTCCTTGCGACCATGGTCCGGGAAATCTTGAAAGATGCGGAGGATATTGAGGGTGATGCAGCAGGAGGTGCCGATACGCTCCCGATCCGTATCGGGATCCGCCCGACTACCCGCGTTGCTCTTGTTTTTGCCTTCATTGCTGTCGTTGCAAGTGTTGTCCCGTATCTCTGGTGGGGGATGTGGTATCTCGCCGGCATAGTCATTGTTGATAGCATCATTCTCGTGGCGGTAATCAGGACGCTGCCCTGTAAGACCCCTGCATGTGTCAGGGCAACCCGTTCAACCACGCTCATCAAGGCAGGCATGTTTGCTGCTCTCGTGGTATTTGCACTGTCGGCAGTTTTCCTGTAA
- a CDS encoding polymer-forming cytoskeletal protein: MPTLFQKGNTFFAQKGTYFEGNVKVDGDFIVPPHTHFWGRLTVTGTLELGPRSSVALDISCWNAIIGSQCRIKGPIVAHGDVTILDHAAVHSVKAGGKVILRTGVHVGDVTSDDTIIVHGKIKSGKLTGKNMKVLGD; this comes from the coding sequence ATGCCGACACTATTCCAGAAAGGCAATACTTTTTTTGCACAAAAAGGGACGTATTTTGAAGGGAACGTGAAGGTTGACGGGGACTTCATCGTCCCGCCCCACACTCATTTCTGGGGGCGGCTCACGGTCACCGGAACCCTTGAACTGGGTCCGCGCTCCAGCGTCGCACTCGATATCAGCTGCTGGAACGCGATCATCGGCAGCCAGTGCCGGATTAAAGGGCCGATTGTTGCGCACGGGGATGTCACGATCCTCGATCATGCAGCAGTCCATTCTGTCAAGGCAGGTGGCAAAGTGATCCTGCGCACCGGTGTCCATGTCGGGGATGTGACCAGTGACGACACGATCATCGTCCATGGCAAGATAAAAAGCGGGAAATTAACCGGTAAGAATATGAAGGTCCTCGGGGACTGA
- a CDS encoding DUF116 domain-containing protein, giving the protein MDFDFASYNNLMFLIGELTVLIILGALVIAFILALISLYSIKKGHLYFPKLIKAGLVFFEGLMKAFFRLLGLEDREMLTFLIKIHNTMNTTEFARIPVTERAIFMPQCLRSSRCPAHLTPEGLKCRSCGQCTVGEARGLLEKMGYRIFIVPGSSFIKRMVKKYRPKAIIGVGCLSEVKEGIDMADKMGLIVMGVVTLKEGCVETIVNWPDVYEVATLGVDPASVPEDLHILTG; this is encoded by the coding sequence ATGGATTTTGATTTCGCCTCCTACAATAACCTCATGTTTCTCATCGGGGAACTCACGGTCCTCATCATACTCGGCGCGCTGGTCATCGCATTTATCCTTGCCCTGATATCACTCTACTCGATTAAGAAGGGGCATCTCTACTTCCCTAAGCTCATCAAAGCGGGCCTTGTCTTCTTTGAAGGACTGATGAAAGCGTTCTTCCGGCTTCTCGGTCTTGAAGACCGGGAGATGCTCACATTTTTGATCAAGATCCATAACACGATGAACACGACCGAGTTTGCGCGTATCCCGGTCACCGAACGGGCAATCTTTATGCCGCAATGCTTACGATCATCCCGTTGTCCTGCCCATCTCACGCCCGAAGGTCTCAAATGCCGCTCCTGCGGGCAGTGCACCGTCGGCGAGGCAAGGGGTCTGCTCGAGAAAATGGGTTACCGGATCTTCATCGTTCCCGGCTCATCATTCATCAAACGCATGGTAAAAAAATACCGGCCGAAAGCAATAATCGGTGTCGGTTGCCTTTCAGAAGTCAAAGAGGGCATCGACATGGCCGATAAAATGGGACTTATCGTGATGGGTGTTGTTACCTTAAAAGAAGGTTGTGTGGAGACGATTGTGAACTGGCCGGATGTTTACGAGGTGGCAACGCTCGGGGTGGATCCGGCATCAGTCCCCGAGGACCTTCATATTCTTACCGGTTAA